A genomic window from Exiguobacterium acetylicum DSM 20416 includes:
- a CDS encoding HD domain-containing protein — protein sequence MIQLFKALPEVTMPPYENVDFSINQSNQPIGFSIDTCAPGERVEEVLLVASGEIRTGQTGREWLQFTFNSPAGSCKGKQWINQGTAEEALRPYLETRIVRVEAKVEEYPPQSGNKSLTVQRVTPIHDASPTQFLPQLPAGESLETYRDQLLGLVGQLDSPHQEIALSILRQYWADFSTRPAALFHHHAYIGGLLKHTACMMTIGRGICDSEQPYLTLLKCIQEAEADHKNELFQAAEREIRQFSWDDSFDALYQAAKGIALLDQRPNPNELLLGILLHDIGKLWEYTHAGASADRFSRLLHVTEEEEELAGIALDLDGVLMGHMPYGCFVLEQTLREEDIRLPRAVYHRLMHMVLSHHGKREWGSSVTPQTTDAWYLHAIDLLDARKEKWRQQQGR from the coding sequence GTGATTCAATTATTTAAGGCACTTCCAGAAGTGACGATGCCTCCTTATGAAAATGTTGATTTTTCCATTAATCAGTCGAATCAACCGATTGGATTTTCGATTGATACATGTGCTCCCGGTGAACGAGTGGAAGAGGTCCTACTTGTTGCCTCTGGTGAAATCCGTACTGGTCAAACCGGACGAGAATGGTTACAATTCACGTTCAATTCGCCCGCTGGATCTTGTAAGGGAAAACAATGGATCAATCAAGGAACGGCAGAAGAAGCACTTCGTCCCTATCTCGAAACACGAATCGTTCGGGTCGAGGCAAAGGTAGAGGAATATCCGCCGCAATCCGGAAACAAATCATTGACCGTTCAGCGTGTCACTCCGATTCATGATGCCTCACCGACGCAGTTCTTGCCACAGTTACCTGCAGGTGAATCGCTTGAAACATACCGTGATCAGTTGCTTGGATTAGTCGGTCAGCTTGATTCTCCTCATCAAGAAATCGCGCTCTCGATTTTGCGACAGTACTGGGCAGATTTTTCGACACGACCGGCTGCTCTTTTTCATCACCATGCCTATATCGGTGGGTTGCTGAAACACACTGCTTGTATGATGACGATTGGTCGAGGAATTTGTGATAGTGAACAACCATACTTGACGCTACTCAAATGTATTCAAGAAGCAGAAGCCGATCATAAAAATGAACTATTCCAAGCAGCTGAACGAGAGATACGTCAATTTTCTTGGGATGATAGTTTTGATGCTCTCTATCAAGCGGCAAAAGGGATTGCACTGTTAGATCAACGTCCAAATCCGAACGAATTGTTACTCGGCATTTTATTGCATGACATCGGAAAGCTATGGGAGTATACACATGCAGGGGCTTCGGCAGATCGTTTTTCAAGACTGCTGCACGTAACAGAGGAAGAGGAAGAACTGGCGGGCATTGCGCTTGATCTGGACGGCGTGTTGATGGGGCATATGCCATATGGATGTTTTGTTCTCGAACAAACACTTCGAGAAGAAGATATCCGATTACCGCGTGCTGTTTATCACCGTCTCATGCATATGGTATTATCACACCATGGTAAACGCGAGTGGGGATCAAGTGTTACGCCGCAAACGACAGATGCTTGGTATCTCCATGCGATCGATCTACTCGATGCACGAAAAGAAAAATGGCGTCAGCAACAAGGACGCTAA
- a CDS encoding diacylglycerol/lipid kinase family protein produces MKLLLISNPTAGTNGMGLLGEVIEPLSTLFDEIVIKNTKQAGDAMHFAEESSSFDAVVVIGGDGTVFETINGVAKLDERPILGIIPGGTCNDFARTLGLPMAPRLAAEAIAMQHVVQVDLGQVEDSYFLNFLGVGLVAEASIGIDTEEKARLGKMGYYLSTIRSSLEAKPFEYELILDEGRHMTGEAVLILAANGESLGGIETNLSDGAYNDGKLDLVIVDEVNLTTIRDVILQKIGLANDPSFTHILTSGFQLKTKDAKVIDTDGEKAIHTPVTVKVLPEFLRMYGGTL; encoded by the coding sequence ATGAAGCTATTACTGATCAGTAATCCAACAGCGGGCACGAATGGTATGGGATTACTTGGAGAAGTCATCGAACCGTTAAGTACATTGTTCGATGAAATCGTCATTAAAAATACGAAACAAGCCGGCGATGCGATGCATTTTGCGGAAGAATCATCTTCGTTTGATGCCGTCGTCGTCATTGGTGGAGATGGAACGGTCTTTGAAACAATCAACGGCGTCGCAAAACTAGACGAGCGACCAATTCTTGGGATCATTCCTGGAGGTACTTGTAATGATTTCGCACGAACACTCGGGTTGCCGATGGCGCCGCGCCTTGCCGCGGAAGCGATTGCGATGCAACATGTCGTTCAAGTTGATCTCGGACAAGTCGAAGATAGCTATTTCTTGAATTTCCTTGGCGTTGGTCTTGTCGCAGAAGCATCAATTGGAATCGATACGGAAGAAAAAGCACGTCTTGGTAAGATGGGTTATTATCTATCGACGATTCGTTCGAGTCTAGAAGCAAAACCATTTGAATATGAATTAATCTTAGACGAAGGTCGTCATATGACAGGCGAAGCGGTACTAATCCTTGCGGCAAATGGAGAATCGCTCGGTGGAATCGAAACAAACTTGTCAGATGGAGCATATAACGATGGGAAACTTGATTTAGTCATCGTCGATGAAGTAAACTTGACGACTATTCGTGATGTGATCCTTCAAAAAATCGGTCTTGCCAATGATCCTTCCTTTACGCATATCCTGACAAGCGGTTTTCAGTTGAAAACGAAAGATGCAAAAGTCATTGATACAGATGGTGAAAAAGCGATTCATACACCAGTGACAGTCAAAGTATTACCAGAGTTTCTCCGAATGTATGGAGGCACTCTATAA
- a CDS encoding 5-bromo-4-chloroindolyl phosphate hydrolysis family protein has protein sequence MKSSWWIFGSIGMMFVFLQLADTFNFSGIFIALGLWFIWSGYRTKPGRRYRTERKSTEIKRKNVKKKLLLDDEEEFVGSVILKPERATRRFEETDDLELQVLQRTIEEGFAKIQTYDQIVPSIRDSEIRSEMRIVSREAHVLFEELYESPRDVKKVRDFFTFYLDSLLSISEKYADLERRGAQVQLDTKNQLISNLKMIGQKLKQQQTLLLEGDTVDLERELLTIEKVLAQETEQRKQEESYRHDPF, from the coding sequence ATGAAGTCTTCATGGTGGATATTTGGTTCCATCGGTATGATGTTCGTATTTCTACAATTAGCCGATACGTTCAACTTCTCGGGAATCTTCATCGCTCTTGGTTTGTGGTTCATTTGGAGCGGTTACCGGACAAAACCAGGTCGACGATATCGGACAGAACGGAAGTCGACTGAAATCAAGCGGAAAAATGTGAAAAAGAAATTACTTCTTGACGATGAAGAGGAATTCGTCGGAAGTGTCATTTTAAAACCAGAACGGGCGACACGCCGTTTTGAAGAGACGGATGATTTGGAGCTTCAAGTATTGCAGCGGACAATCGAAGAAGGATTTGCGAAAATCCAGACGTACGATCAAATCGTTCCGTCCATTCGAGATAGCGAAATTAGAAGCGAGATGCGAATCGTCTCTCGTGAAGCGCATGTATTGTTCGAGGAATTATATGAAAGTCCACGCGACGTCAAAAAAGTTCGGGACTTCTTTACATTCTACTTGGATTCCTTATTGTCGATTTCAGAAAAATATGCCGATTTGGAACGCCGTGGTGCCCAAGTTCAATTGGATACGAAAAATCAATTGATTTCGAACTTAAAGATGATCGGTCAAAAGCTGAAACAGCAACAAACCTTGTTGCTTGAAGGAGACACCGTTGATTTAGAACGGGAACTTTTGACGATTGAAAAGGTACTGGCGCAAGAGACTGAACAACGAAAACAGGAGGAGAGTTACCGACATGACCCATTCTGA
- the fumC gene encoding class II fumarate hydratase: MEYRVERDTMGEIRVPEAQEWGAQTQRSLENFKIGTEKMPIEVIRAFAVLKKGAALANRDLGVLEAEKAGVIAEVCDEIIAGKFDDEFPLVVWQTGSGTQSNMNVNEVIARVATRKLKEQGSETTIHPNDDVNKSQSSNDTYPTAMHLAAKTVLLESLFPAIDALHATLDEKANAFADIVKIGRTHLQDATPITLGQEISGWVRMLALSKQMIERTLDPLTELAIGGTAVGTGINAHPEFGDLAAKKMSEETGYEFTSAENKFHALTSHDQLVFTHGAVKALAMDAMKIANDVRWLASGPRAGIGEITIPENEPGSSIMPGKVNPTQSEALTMVAAQVLGNDATIGFAASQGNFELNVFKPVIMYNFIQSVRLLTDALHSFNDHCAIGIEPEQSVIAENVERSLMLVTALNPHIGYENAAKIAKAAHQSGSTLKEAALATGLLTEEQYDQWIVPADMVRPNLKA; encoded by the coding sequence ATGGAATACCGTGTAGAACGTGACACGATGGGGGAAATTCGTGTACCAGAAGCGCAGGAATGGGGCGCACAAACACAACGTAGTCTAGAAAACTTTAAGATCGGAACGGAAAAAATGCCGATTGAAGTCATTCGTGCCTTTGCAGTCCTGAAAAAAGGAGCAGCACTTGCGAACCGTGACTTAGGCGTGCTTGAGGCAGAAAAAGCGGGTGTCATCGCTGAAGTATGTGACGAAATCATCGCGGGGAAATTCGATGATGAGTTTCCGCTTGTCGTTTGGCAAACGGGTTCAGGTACACAATCCAATATGAACGTCAACGAAGTGATCGCTCGGGTCGCGACACGCAAGTTAAAAGAACAAGGTAGTGAGACGACAATTCATCCGAATGATGACGTCAACAAATCACAAAGTTCAAATGATACATATCCGACAGCAATGCATTTAGCGGCAAAAACAGTCTTGCTGGAATCACTATTCCCAGCGATTGATGCTCTGCATGCGACACTTGACGAAAAAGCGAACGCGTTTGCGGATATCGTCAAAATTGGACGGACACACTTGCAAGATGCTACACCGATCACACTCGGTCAAGAAATCAGTGGTTGGGTCCGGATGCTTGCACTTTCGAAGCAAATGATCGAACGGACGCTTGATCCGTTAACGGAATTAGCAATCGGCGGTACGGCAGTCGGAACCGGCATCAACGCTCATCCTGAGTTCGGTGATTTGGCTGCGAAAAAGATGAGTGAAGAAACGGGATATGAATTCACAAGCGCGGAAAACAAATTCCATGCCTTAACGAGCCACGATCAACTCGTCTTCACACATGGAGCGGTCAAAGCGCTAGCGATGGACGCGATGAAGATCGCGAACGATGTCCGCTGGCTCGCATCAGGTCCACGAGCAGGAATCGGTGAAATCACGATTCCAGAAAATGAGCCGGGAAGCTCAATCATGCCGGGGAAAGTCAATCCGACTCAAAGTGAAGCGTTGACGATGGTCGCAGCGCAAGTTCTTGGAAACGATGCAACGATTGGTTTTGCTGCAAGTCAAGGGAATTTCGAACTAAACGTCTTTAAACCGGTCATCATGTATAACTTCATTCAATCCGTTCGTTTATTGACAGACGCCTTGCATTCGTTCAATGACCATTGTGCGATCGGAATCGAACCAGAACAGTCCGTCATCGCTGAAAACGTCGAACGTTCGTTGATGCTCGTCACTGCACTCAACCCGCACATCGGATATGAGAATGCGGCGAAAATTGCGAAAGCGGCGCATCAGTCAGGATCCACTCTAAAAGAAGCAGCACTTGCGACAGGTTTATTAACAGAAGAACAATATGATCAATGGATCGTACCAGCAGATATGGTCCGTCCGAACTTAAAAGCGTGA
- a CDS encoding reverse transcriptase-like protein has protein sequence MVELYFDGTVRPSNDEAAVGVFSKNSEGEVTEKMYQIQAINNHEAEFIAFSKAVEWAHELIAQGESVISFRTDSEAVALAVEREFVKNKRTQTIFDPAFARYQLLPLAFVKWIPRSENKADRVAREALRLYEA, from the coding sequence ATGGTTGAACTTTATTTTGACGGTACGGTCCGTCCTTCGAATGATGAAGCGGCGGTTGGAGTTTTTAGTAAAAATTCCGAGGGCGAAGTCACGGAAAAAATGTATCAAATTCAAGCAATCAATAATCATGAGGCAGAATTTATTGCTTTTTCGAAAGCTGTCGAGTGGGCGCACGAACTCATCGCACAAGGCGAGAGTGTCATTTCGTTTCGGACGGATTCAGAAGCAGTTGCACTCGCGGTCGAACGCGAATTCGTCAAGAATAAACGAACGCAGACGATCTTTGATCCTGCCTTTGCGCGTTATCAACTCTTACCACTCGCTTTTGTGAAGTGGATTCCACGGTCGGAGAATAAAGCAGATCGTGTCGCACGAGAGGCGTTACGATTATACGAAGCATGA
- a CDS encoding hemolysin family protein: MWLINLMIVLLLILANGIFAMTELALLSSKRSKLEKAANNGKKSAHVALELLDRPTDLLSTVQVGITLIGIVNGAFGGAALSGPVINWLAQFEWMAPYASTIGYILVVTIITYISLVIGELVPKRIALVSPERVTMWLAPPMRFFSIVLRPFIWVLSKSTSSIFRLIGLDRLQTEDETEDEVRQLLIRGTQEGTFNRSEAEQVSRVFDFHDLYSYELMEPRTVTEWIDLADDSDTILQELRQARHRNLPVGHGDLDHFVGFIDAKEVLSTERPVQELERLIQSPLIVPRQLKATVLLERMRKETVSIAFVLDEYGGFLGMITLFDILEAFVGEISSVEEEPELVMRKDGSFLADGLLHIDDLKRTLGYTDDLPGEQLNAYHTVAGLILYTLGDVPSRGSTVEIGPYRFEVVDLDGRRVDQILIERIEHKQTPLP; this comes from the coding sequence ATGTGGTTGATAAATTTAATGATTGTTTTGTTATTGATTCTGGCAAACGGCATTTTTGCGATGACCGAACTCGCTTTGCTTTCCTCAAAACGTTCGAAATTGGAAAAAGCAGCGAATAATGGTAAGAAGTCAGCCCATGTCGCGTTAGAGTTACTCGATCGTCCGACCGATCTGTTATCGACCGTACAAGTCGGCATCACGTTGATCGGAATCGTCAATGGTGCATTTGGTGGTGCCGCATTATCTGGTCCTGTCATCAACTGGCTCGCTCAATTTGAATGGATGGCTCCTTATGCCAGTACAATTGGCTATATTCTCGTCGTAACGATCATTACCTATATTTCGCTTGTCATCGGTGAACTTGTTCCTAAGCGTATCGCCCTTGTCAGTCCAGAACGGGTTACGATGTGGCTTGCCCCACCGATGCGTTTTTTCTCAATCGTGCTTCGACCATTCATTTGGGTTCTAAGTAAGTCGACGAGTTCCATCTTCCGTTTGATTGGTTTGGATCGCCTACAGACAGAAGACGAGACGGAAGACGAAGTCCGGCAATTACTGATTCGTGGTACGCAAGAGGGAACCTTCAACCGGTCTGAAGCGGAGCAAGTCTCTCGTGTGTTTGATTTTCATGATTTGTACTCTTACGAACTGATGGAGCCGCGTACCGTTACCGAATGGATTGACTTAGCGGATGACTCCGACACGATCTTACAAGAGCTTCGGCAAGCGCGACATCGAAACTTACCGGTTGGTCATGGTGACTTGGATCACTTCGTCGGTTTCATTGATGCGAAAGAAGTGCTATCAACGGAACGACCTGTCCAGGAACTGGAACGACTGATTCAGTCACCGCTGATTGTTCCCCGTCAATTAAAAGCAACCGTTTTACTCGAACGGATGCGGAAGGAAACTGTATCAATTGCTTTCGTTTTAGACGAGTACGGGGGGTTCCTCGGTATGATTACTTTATTTGATATTCTCGAAGCATTTGTCGGTGAGATTTCAAGCGTCGAGGAAGAACCGGAACTCGTCATGCGGAAAGATGGGTCGTTCCTCGCTGATGGATTATTGCACATCGATGATTTGAAACGAACGCTCGGTTATACAGATGACTTACCTGGAGAACAGTTGAACGCCTATCATACGGTTGCTGGTTTAATTTTATATACGTTAGGTGATGTACCCTCCCGTGGGAGTACTGTCGAAATTGGACCGTATCGGTTTGAAGTCGTCGATTTAGACGGACGACGCGTCGACCAAATTTTGATTGAGCGCATCGAACATAAACAAACACCCCTACCGTGA
- a CDS encoding sodium-dependent transporter produces MKGNAWASKVGFILAAAGSAIGLGAIWKFPYTTGTNGGGAFLLLFLVFTLLLGLPVLIAEFLIGRTSGKTALRAFSELGHKKFTFIGVLGVIACFLLLSFYSVIGGWVLIYTILGFTGRLTTMDSGALGELFGTISASPLYVISGQLIFLALTCWIVLRGVQSGIEKMSKIMMPLLFVCFIVLVVRSLTLDGAMEGVKFFIQPDFSVLNRTSVLSALGQAFFSLSLGVSAMLTYASYMKERGEINRSAAWIVTMNVAVSLLAGFAIFPAVFASGLDPAEGPALLFIVLPTVFSQIQFGSVFLTLFFLLFAFASITSSIAMLEVVVASLTDRKENATMRDKKRTTWLATLAIAIVGIPSALSFGILGDAQLMGKTFFDSVDFLVSNILMPIGALLISIFAGFKLDRALVEQELVTSPMMKKMVPIWRLSVCYLSPIAILIILVWPLFG; encoded by the coding sequence ATGAAAGGAAACGCATGGGCTTCAAAAGTTGGATTTATTTTAGCAGCAGCGGGATCCGCCATTGGTCTGGGGGCCATTTGGAAATTTCCGTACACGACTGGAACGAACGGAGGAGGCGCGTTTTTACTCTTATTCCTCGTGTTTACCTTACTGCTGGGACTGCCTGTCTTGATTGCCGAATTTTTAATCGGTCGAACGAGCGGGAAAACAGCACTTCGAGCATTCTCGGAGCTTGGCCATAAGAAGTTCACGTTCATTGGTGTCCTTGGTGTCATCGCATGTTTCTTGTTGCTCTCTTTCTACAGCGTCATTGGTGGATGGGTATTGATTTATACCATTCTAGGGTTTACTGGTCGTTTAACGACGATGGACAGTGGTGCGCTTGGTGAACTGTTCGGCACGATTTCTGCCTCACCGCTCTATGTCATTTCAGGACAATTGATTTTCCTCGCATTGACGTGTTGGATCGTCTTACGTGGAGTTCAATCTGGTATTGAAAAAATGAGTAAAATCATGATGCCTTTATTATTTGTTTGTTTCATTGTTCTTGTTGTCCGTTCTTTGACACTCGATGGTGCAATGGAAGGTGTTAAATTCTTCATACAGCCTGATTTCTCGGTCCTGAATCGAACATCAGTGCTCAGTGCACTCGGTCAAGCGTTCTTCTCACTATCGCTCGGTGTATCAGCGATGCTGACATACGCTTCCTATATGAAGGAACGTGGAGAGATTAATCGTTCTGCAGCTTGGATCGTTACAATGAATGTCGCTGTCTCGTTACTCGCAGGATTTGCGATTTTCCCAGCAGTATTTGCTTCAGGTCTTGATCCAGCAGAAGGACCAGCGTTACTCTTTATCGTCTTACCAACAGTCTTCAGCCAAATTCAGTTTGGTTCAGTCTTCTTGACGTTGTTTTTCCTTTTATTCGCTTTCGCATCGATCACGTCATCGATCGCGATGCTTGAAGTCGTTGTTGCTTCCTTAACGGATCGTAAAGAAAACGCGACGATGCGTGATAAAAAACGGACGACATGGCTTGCGACACTAGCGATTGCAATCGTCGGGATTCCGTCCGCGCTTTCGTTCGGAATCTTAGGTGATGCACAGCTCATGGGAAAAACGTTCTTTGATAGCGTTGATTTCCTAGTCTCGAATATTTTAATGCCAATCGGTGCATTATTAATTTCGATTTTTGCTGGCTTTAAGTTAGACCGTGCACTTGTCGAACAAGAATTGGTGACTAGCCCAATGATGAAAAAAATGGTTCCAATCTGGCGACTGAGTGTATGTTACCTAAGTCCAATCGCGATTCTCATTATTCTTGTCTGGCCGTTGTTCGGATAA
- a CDS encoding toxic anion resistance protein gives MTHSDKDTWQQWPDEQEQPTISDPSVDLNVAETPPKMPARPVEEMIPSDVPSEQRQKIERLLQVIDLQKTDAVMQFGAPVQRELSQFSDQVLSEVKMKDGGEAGKLLSDLMQRVRQMDPDTLQEKKSFWSNVPVIGRAKKKAETYFLQYEKMSAYLEEVVHNLDRSKFGLMKDITLLDQMYQKNKRYFEELNVYIAAGETKIAHVRQHEIEPLRTEVEVSRDQTKLQELNDLIQLTDRFEKKIHDLKLSRTISLQMAPQIRVIQQNNQILAEKIESAVVNTIPLWKNQVVLSLSLSRQKAALEMQKDVTNTTNQLLEQNSKLLKESSIEIAEENEKGIVSVESLKVAHQNLIETLDETLRIQQEGKQKRRDAEHELERMENELKQKVIEVASKSRELPNRPY, from the coding sequence ATGACCCATTCTGATAAAGATACATGGCAACAATGGCCTGATGAGCAAGAGCAACCGACGATTTCTGATCCATCGGTCGATCTGAATGTAGCAGAGACACCACCTAAAATGCCGGCACGTCCGGTCGAAGAGATGATTCCTTCAGATGTTCCGTCAGAACAACGACAAAAGATCGAACGTCTACTACAGGTGATTGATCTTCAGAAAACAGATGCTGTCATGCAGTTTGGCGCGCCTGTTCAACGTGAGTTATCCCAATTCTCTGATCAAGTCTTAAGTGAAGTGAAAATGAAGGATGGCGGCGAAGCGGGAAAATTGTTGAGTGATTTAATGCAACGTGTCCGCCAAATGGATCCAGACACGCTCCAAGAAAAAAAGAGTTTCTGGTCGAACGTACCGGTCATTGGTCGGGCGAAGAAAAAAGCGGAAACGTACTTCTTGCAATACGAGAAAATGAGTGCGTATTTGGAAGAAGTCGTACACAATCTTGATCGATCGAAATTTGGTTTAATGAAGGATATTACGCTACTTGATCAAATGTATCAAAAGAACAAGCGTTATTTCGAAGAATTGAACGTCTATATTGCAGCCGGCGAAACGAAAATTGCTCACGTTCGTCAACATGAAATCGAACCGTTACGAACAGAAGTCGAGGTATCGCGGGATCAAACGAAGTTACAGGAATTAAATGACTTGATTCAATTGACGGATCGTTTTGAAAAGAAAATCCATGATTTAAAATTATCTCGAACGATTAGCTTGCAGATGGCACCGCAAATTCGTGTCATTCAACAAAACAACCAAATTCTAGCGGAAAAAATTGAATCAGCCGTCGTCAATACGATTCCACTTTGGAAGAACCAAGTTGTCCTATCTTTGAGTCTGTCGCGTCAAAAGGCAGCGCTTGAAATGCAGAAGGATGTCACCAATACGACGAACCAGTTACTTGAGCAAAATTCGAAGCTGTTGAAGGAATCGTCAATTGAAATTGCGGAAGAAAACGAAAAAGGTATCGTATCTGTTGAATCGTTAAAGGTTGCACATCAAAACTTGATTGAGACACTCGATGAAACATTACGCATCCAACAAGAAGGAAAACAAAAGCGTCGTGATGCGGAGCATGAGTTAGAACGAATGGAAAACGAACTGAAACAAAAAGTCATCGAAGTCGCTTCAAAAAGCAGAGAATTACCGAATCGACCATACTAA
- a CDS encoding CobW family GTP-binding protein codes for MQDKIRTTVITGFLGAGKTTLLNHLVSQPTEKFALLVNEVGSVHIDEALIERSDEEMIELTNGCICCSIRGDLRDALLRIAKRRRDGELSFDRLLIETTGVADPGPILQTFYFEPAVEQSYQISSVVTVIDAYHLERQLTFQENVKQIGFADVLILNKMDLVDVAERETLTALLRERNPSAAIIETEQGQLESDRLFETFHFPKEEQVRLSQQTDQIHQSVEDFTALTIVEERPLNRNRFGMVLREVLEAYAEDLYRYKGIIHFADTDRKVILQGTGMIYGTAIREPFSEQPKTTLVFIGKGLDEQAIRKGIEAAIEHG; via the coding sequence ATGCAAGACAAAATACGTACGACTGTCATTACTGGTTTTTTAGGTGCCGGTAAAACTACGCTACTCAATCATCTCGTTTCTCAACCGACAGAAAAGTTTGCGTTGCTCGTCAATGAAGTAGGTTCTGTTCATATTGATGAAGCATTGATTGAACGAAGTGACGAAGAGATGATCGAATTGACGAATGGCTGCATTTGTTGTTCGATTCGCGGTGATTTACGGGATGCGTTGCTACGGATCGCAAAACGCCGTCGAGATGGGGAGCTATCGTTTGATCGATTATTGATTGAGACGACAGGCGTCGCTGATCCAGGACCGATTCTACAGACATTCTATTTTGAGCCGGCTGTTGAACAGTCCTATCAGATTTCCAGTGTCGTCACAGTCATCGATGCATATCATTTAGAACGTCAACTGACGTTCCAAGAAAATGTGAAACAAATCGGTTTTGCTGATGTCCTTATCTTAAATAAGATGGATTTAGTTGATGTAGCAGAGCGCGAAACGTTGACCGCTTTACTGCGCGAACGAAATCCTTCTGCAGCCATCATTGAAACGGAACAAGGTCAACTCGAATCAGATCGACTGTTTGAAACGTTCCATTTTCCAAAAGAAGAGCAAGTACGACTTAGTCAACAAACGGATCAGATTCATCAATCGGTTGAGGATTTCACGGCATTGACGATTGTCGAGGAACGACCGTTGAACCGGAATCGATTCGGAATGGTCCTACGTGAGGTGTTAGAGGCGTATGCGGAAGACCTCTATCGCTATAAAGGGATCATTCATTTTGCAGATACGGATCGAAAGGTCATTTTACAAGGTACTGGCATGATTTACGGAACAGCGATTAGAGAACCATTTAGCGAACAACCAAAGACGACGCTCGTCTTCATTGGGAAAGGGCTAGATGAACAAGCGATACGAAAAGGAATCGAGGCGGCAATTGAACATGGTTGA
- a CDS encoding deoxycytidylate deaminase has translation MKSEEKQLQWDTTWLLFARMMADRHSKCASKSVACVIVKDEKPISIGINGTPSQHVNCNEIYLKQEGILYTSRPDHPVVEESIERNGILFYRCENQEEHHEWSKQHEIHAEINALGKLAADSTSARHATAYVTHSPCHACSLALIASKIDRVVYSTGYEYGDGLNLMRQSGIEVIHLPLANEYFLEKI, from the coding sequence ATGAAAAGTGAAGAGAAACAGCTGCAATGGGATACGACATGGTTATTATTCGCACGGATGATGGCAGATCGTCATTCTAAATGTGCCTCGAAATCTGTTGCCTGTGTCATCGTCAAAGATGAAAAGCCGATTTCGATCGGAATAAACGGAACACCTAGTCAGCATGTGAATTGCAACGAAATTTACTTAAAGCAAGAGGGTATTCTCTATACATCACGACCTGACCACCCGGTGGTTGAAGAATCGATTGAACGAAACGGGATTCTTTTTTATCGGTGCGAAAATCAAGAAGAACACCATGAATGGTCGAAACAACACGAGATTCATGCTGAAATCAACGCGCTCGGTAAGCTGGCAGCCGATTCGACGAGTGCGCGTCATGCGACCGCTTATGTCACCCATAGTCCGTGTCATGCATGTAGTTTGGCGCTGATTGCCTCTAAAATCGATCGGGTCGTCTATTCGACAGGTTATGAATACGGGGACGGGTTGAACCTGATGAGGCAGAGTGGGATCGAAGTCATTCACTTGCCACTCGCAAACGAATATTTTCTTGAAAAAATTTAA